TAGTCTGAACTAATACAAATGAGCCAAATTAACAATACTGAGTCAATATTCAACACTATCCAAAGTTTATGAGTAAATTTACCCTCCCTTTGAGAACTCGTAAATATCCTTTATCACGGGGAGTGCAAGATATAGAAATCCACCTTTTTCCACCTGGGTGTAAAAGGCGTGGATGTCGTTTACCTTTGATAATTGACCAACCTATTTTTTCTAATGAGCGGACATACTTTCTAACATCTTTGTTGTTACAAACCATAATGACCTCATAAACAATTCTTGATTTCAGTAATGGTTTCATTGCTCAGCACATTACTCATTAGCTGATTGTCAGGCGCGTCTGCATAGATAGACCAAATGTTTTCTATTGCACGCATCTGGTACTCAGGCCACGGTGCATTAGCTGCTGAATTTTCATTAATCTCAACTCTATATATATTTAGTCGTACCCCTCTTGTTTTATCACTTTGCATATTTGGAAATACATCAAACTGGACATTATTGTTAGATTTAAAGTTATATTGAACTGTAATTGATTTAGATGGGTTATATTGATTTAGGATAAGCTGAATGGCTCTAACTAATTCATTAAATGTATTAGTTTCAATAGATTCATACTTAATGAAACTTAAAGCTAATTGCTTCCAAGCCTCTTGATATTTTTCAAATAAGATAACTTCATCGATAGAGTGGTCTTTGCTTAACAAGTTAATCACATCATTTTTTTCTGACTTTGAAGGTAACTGTACAATTTTTATTAGGTATTTATGCTCAATCAATTCAGTAGAAATTAATGGATTAACATAGGTTGAGCGTTTGTAAAACAGCTCTTTTAGTGATTGCTCAACCCAATGATACTTAAAATCTGTAAAGTTAGTCCATGTTAGCCCCGCATCGGTTAATTTGATTAATTTAACTTCAATTTTGAATTGTTCAGTATTATCACTTTCTCCATAAGAAACCGATGCCAATAAAGCGTTGGTTGTTTTATCTAAATAGTATGAAGATATGATGTTAGGAAGCTCCGTTGGATACTGTGAAGCAGGTAGGAACACATGCTTATCAATGAAATCTAGCAAATCGAAACTATTTTCAAAAACAGCCCCTAGTTTATTGATAGGTACAAATTCACCGTTTGTATCTTCGTCATAGATTTGCACCCAATAATGTAGAGTTGGCTCTTCTTTGCCTTGTAAATAATCCAAAGTAACACCAAGTGCTTCTGCTATTTTTATTGCTATTTGGATTTCTGTTTTCTTTCCATTTTCAATTCGATTGATTGTAGCTCTTGATACTGGGATATTTGAATTCGTAAGTTGTAAACTTAGTGTCTCTTGATTGTGTCCCAATGCCTTTCGGGCCTTTATTAAAAGTTCTGCATTTAGTTGAATTGGTTGTCTGTTATTCATAATTTTCTCTCTCAATTAATGGAAATCAGAGTATATGAACAACAATGGTGTCACATATAGGTAATTGATGTAACACCATGTAACAACAAAATTCAATAATAGCTGTTGGGTTTCATTAAATTCAGTACAAAATATCCCTCAATTTACCTTCAGATCATATAAAATCATCTACATAAATGCCACAATACAACTCATTGAAATATAGCTTACATAGGTGGTTTTACTTCATGCAAAACAACACGATAAACAAAGCAAAGCTGACAGAAACAGACATCATCACCAAATTCATTCTTCCAAGCATTAAAGATGCGGGTTGGGATGATATGACGCAAATACGCCAAGAGGTGAAACTGCGTGATGGTAAAGTGATTGTGCGTGGTCAACTGGGCATGCGCCAAACGGTAAAATCTGCTGATATTGTGTTGTATCACAAACCAAGCCAACCACTGGCTGTGATTGAAGCTAAAGCCAACAAACACGATGTGGGTAAAGGCATTCAACAAGGTTTAGATTACGCACGTTTATTAGAAGTGCCGTTTATCTTTGCCTCTAACGGTGATGGTTATATCTTTCATGATAAAACTAACCTACAGCAACTAGAAACAGAAATCAGCCTTGAACAGTTCCCATCGCATGAAGAGCTATGGCACAAATACTGTATCTGGAAAGGTTACAAATCAGAACACCTTCCTGTTATCACGCAAGATTACCATGATGATGGCAGCGGTAAATCAC
This window of the Psychromonas sp. MME1 genome carries:
- a CDS encoding helix-turn-helix transcriptional regulator, translating into MNNRQPIQLNAELLIKARKALGHNQETLSLQLTNSNIPVSRATINRIENGKKTEIQIAIKIAEALGVTLDYLQGKEEPTLHYWVQIYDEDTNGEFVPINKLGAVFENSFDLLDFIDKHVFLPASQYPTELPNIISSYYLDKTTNALLASVSYGESDNTEQFKIEVKLIKLTDAGLTWTNFTDFKYHWVEQSLKELFYKRSTYVNPLISTELIEHKYLIKIVQLPSKSEKNDVINLLSKDHSIDEVILFEKYQEAWKQLALSFIKYESIETNTFNELVRAIQLILNQYNPSKSITVQYNFKSNNNVQFDVFPNMQSDKTRGVRLNIYRVEINENSAANAPWPEYQMRAIENIWSIYADAPDNQLMSNVLSNETITEIKNCL